One Leptolyngbya sp. 'hensonii' genomic region harbors:
- the fghA gene encoding S-formylglutathione hydrolase, producing MTSNTLTIRSQHTCFGGTLGFYSHVSDTCAGDMRFSVYLPPQAAAGPLPVLYFLSGLTCTEENFMVKAGAQRYAAEEGLILVAPDTSPRQTGIPSEDDDWEFGSGAGFYVDATQEPWQQHYRMYSYVTVELPALVATHFPIQPDRQGISGHSMGGHGALICALRHPDRYRSVSAFAPIVAPSRCPWGQKAFTHYLGADSTAWSAYDATELVTQAPDDRLILIDQGTADQFLETQLMPQVFERACAAVGQPLTLRMQPGYDHSYYFIATFIGDHIRYHAAALCR from the coding sequence ATGACCTCTAACACCCTGACCATCCGCAGCCAGCACACCTGTTTTGGCGGCACCCTTGGGTTCTACAGCCATGTCTCTGACACCTGTGCCGGAGACATGCGTTTTTCGGTATATCTGCCACCTCAGGCCGCTGCTGGCCCGTTGCCCGTCCTCTATTTTCTCTCTGGCCTCACCTGCACAGAAGAGAATTTCATGGTCAAGGCTGGAGCCCAACGCTATGCTGCAGAGGAAGGTCTGATCCTGGTGGCTCCCGATACCAGTCCCCGCCAGACGGGAATTCCCAGTGAGGACGATGACTGGGAATTCGGCAGCGGCGCTGGATTCTATGTGGATGCGACCCAAGAACCCTGGCAGCAACATTATCGGATGTATAGTTACGTGACCGTAGAACTTCCAGCCCTGGTTGCAACCCACTTTCCAATCCAGCCAGATCGACAGGGCATCAGCGGCCATTCCATGGGGGGGCATGGGGCGCTGATTTGTGCCCTGCGCCACCCCGATCGCTACCGTTCCGTTTCAGCCTTCGCTCCGATCGTGGCTCCCAGTCGCTGTCCCTGGGGCCAGAAAGCCTTCACCCATTACCTGGGAGCAGACTCAACGGCCTGGTCAGCCTATGATGCGACGGAACTGGTGACTCAAGCTCCTGACGATCGTCTGATCCTGATCGATCAGGGCACAGCGGATCAATTTCTGGAAACCCAACTGATGCCCCAGGTATTTGAACGAGCCTGTGCAGCGGTGGGCCAGCCCCTGACCTTGAGAATGCAACCAGGTTACGATCACAGTTACTACTTCATTGCCACCTTTATCGGCGATCATATTCGCTACCATGCAGCGGCACTTTGTCGTTGA